The window GTCAAGTATACCTgtgcctcctcctcttgctAGTAGTCGTTCCATAGATGCGCGCAAACGTCATGAGTGCAACATGCCCGAGAAAGGACAGTTGCCTTCCCAGGCGCGTCGGACCCGCCAAATGCTGCATCACTATATCTCCCAGGCGTTAAACTCCTCAATCAACCTGACACCTCTATCCGGGTATCAAATCCATGAAAAATATAAAAAACAGAATCATGTAACTGCTCTTCCCGTACGTCGCCTGGTCCAATCCTCATTCGACGCTTCACCGGAACCATCGAGCCAAGATTTGTGTTCTCCGCTGCAGATGGGTGCGATCGTTCGAGGCTCTTGTCGGTACCTCGCCCTATGAAACATGTCCAATGCTTCTCTtacggcctcgggctcgagaGGTCGAACATATCCTAACCGATGCTGTTCCGGATGTAATGCTAGTATCGATAGCTCCGGCAGACCGTCGTCCCCAGGGTTGGTGTATATCAGGGTATCAATCTCATAATGTTGCAAAAAAAGAAGGTGCTTCAGGAATCCCCGGCAACAGCAGGACGCGATCGCTGCGCCACAACTTCCCGTGCGTAAAACTCCACCAGCATGGTGCCGTATGCCTCGAGATCCTCAACGGGGACTGCGAGCCGGAAGTCATTCAACAGGAGAAACTGCAGTTCGAGATGATTAAGTTCCGCGAGTGGAAGCCCGCCGACCTGACAAGGCCACGTTAGCGCCTGCTGCTCTGTTACTCATGGTGGGTCAACAAACCTTAGCGTATCTAGAGTTGGTGTAGAAGACATCAGAGAAAAACTTGCTCGCGCATGTCACCCCCGCAATAATCAGTCGATGAATGTTGAAGCTGTCGACCACAAAGTAGGTTGCTTGCGCGCTCGGAAGTGTGGGCTGGGGCACAATGCTTCCCGTGCTCTCACTCGGCTTCGCACCCTTGTCGTCCATGTCATCATTATCTGCAAGGTCCGAATCGCTCTCATCGTCATCCCGCATGTCCACGTCGACCAGCTGCGATCTGGGTGTTGGTTGCGATGTAGAAACTCTCCGTGCTTCCTCATGCTTGACCACCATTTCGTTGACTCGCTCTGTCATGCGATCAAAGTAAACCAGCAAACTCAGAAAGACCTCGTACGTGGTCGGGCAGTACTTGTGAATTCGGGACAAATAGCTCAGAATGGTGATGGCGGGAATGTTCTTGCCGTGAAATGCCAGCACTGAAGTGCTCAGAGGACTCATCTGCGATCCGTTCCCCGACTCGTTGTTCTGACTcgcctgctgctgatggGCGACGTTGCGCTGCATGGCATCATGCTGCAAGTCGTTTGTAGTCGTGATTTTGGTGAGGAGGGCAGCGACCATCTCGATGATGTCACCGATGGGCATGGCACTGATCTCGTACTTCATGGCCTGCAAAGGCGGGTCGTTGAGTATGCCAGGTCCGTTACCTGATAAAAGATCGGCCTTCGCAAGACTCTGGATATGGGCCAGATCGCGCACGTGGATCGTCTGTCCCTGGGGCTGCTGGCGAGGGGATTCGGTGTCGGAAAGAGGGTATGAGATCGGGGCGCCGGTCACGCCGTTGCCTTCGGACGCAGGCgaaggctgctgctgctgctggtgacTCGACACCGGGACAGCCTTCTCCGTGGCCAGCATAGAACCAGCATGGCCGGCGTCACGAGAGTCGGTTGCCATGTATGCGGGGCTATCAGCATGCTGGGGCCTCGCTCGGgtgggcgatgaggatgaagggggCGAGGGGAAGCGAGAAGCTCCTCCACTAGGCGGCGCTTGCCTTTCGACCGAGTCCCAGTCAGATCGCTTCTGACGCGTGGGTGGAGTGTTGGTTGATGGCTGATATCTTGGGCTTGTGGTAGAGTGATGTGCGGGCGCGTCTCTTGACCGACTGGCGGATCGATAATGCGAATCGTGCGAGTGTTGATGGGGAATGCCAGATGAGGCAATCATGGTGTGGAAACGAGAGGGATCAGAGACGTAGTCACCGATCACAGCTGCCATAGCATCTTATTATTCCAAAAAAGACCGTATTAGGATTACTCGGATTGGAAGCGGCAACTGTGAGAGCGCGAGGCCACGGTTAGCGAAGGCTCAGACTAAGTATCAAACATCAGGTTGAACTGAACGAAAGGGAAACCATAAGTGGGAGATGGGAAACCATGAGGAAGGACGAATGGAACGCTGGTactgttgttgatgttggccAGGCTTGGTTGTTGCGTGGTCACTTTGATGTCCACAAACTTTGGCAGTAGCAGCGACGCAGACGCTCACGACTAGACCAAAGGACGTTCTTGGGT is drawn from Colletotrichum destructivum chromosome 6, complete sequence and contains these coding sequences:
- a CDS encoding Putative cyclin PHO80, which codes for MAAVIGDYVSDPSRFHTMIASSGIPHQHSHDSHYRSASRSRDAPAHHSTTSPRYQPSTNTPPTRQKRSDWDSVERQAPPSGGASRFPSPPSSSSPTRARPQHADSPAYMATDSRDAGHAGSMLATEKAVPVSSHQQQQQPSPASEGNGVTGAPISYPLSDTESPRQQPQGQTIHVRDLAHIQSLAKADLLSGNGPGILNDPPLQAMKYEISAMPIGDIIEMVAALLTKITTTNDLQHDAMQRNVAHQQQASQNNESGNGSQMSPLSTSVLAFHGKNIPAITILSYLSRIHKYCPTTYEVFLSLLVYFDRMTERVNEMVVKHEEARRVSTSQPTPRSQLVDVDMRDDDESDSDLADNDDMDDKGAKPSESTGSIVPQPTLPSAQATYFVVDSFNIHRLIIAGVTCASKFFSDVFYTNSRYAKVGGLPLAELNHLELQFLLLNDFRLAVPVEDLEAYGTMLVEFYAREVVAQRSRPAVAGDS